A part of Aegilops tauschii subsp. strangulata cultivar AL8/78 chromosome 2, Aet v6.0, whole genome shotgun sequence genomic DNA contains:
- the LOC120961920 gene encoding protein FAR1-RELATED SEQUENCE 5 isoform X4, translated as MGIGLRGWRIDMWPLMTKLGGLQAGFRNRKVAMPDERATSAERVIALETALTGFAERKTDTVVTPSVGLTFDSIIEAYDFYNLYSWETGFGIRYAKSRTNVKGTRCMQEFVCCCSGKPKEPNSTSSRCQCQAMIRLLRTDDDGWYINEFRSSHNHQMLNTCAEKLHFPSHRHIDKYTRELVSQLRENNVNLSKVYSTLATFFGRVENVPFTKRCLRTLCGKLSREQADDDVRKTMAIFSEMKVQDSEFSYNVQVDDESRIRTLMWTNGRSKKQYHHFGDVVTFDTTYKTNLYDMPFGIFVGVNNHFQSVLYAGVLMRDETVDTFKWIFDEFVKMMGGKRPITILTDQARAMEVAIEDVYPDATQRWCKWHILKKAKESLGSNYTKKSDFRAEFHKLVHEMLTIEEFEDRWAALLEKYSLTKNTHLTQIYETRQKWAKPYFAGKFCARQTSTGRSESANHMLKQYVPPSCSMNLFVKQYNKLQFDREQEEGFQEKRTRLSGAVLKVNTPLEMHASKVYTRKMFEIFGGILYESGSYDVEEIIPKQKYIVTHVKAEKREKWFKCRYEVNVSDNLGYFSCICGLFEHMGMVCCHSLQVMNVLRLKEIPPRHILKRWSIHGRDNLPDHLKHYQQDMGPPDAPTYRHSALYITALEVVKMGDRNLESYKFMLDGLVDLRERGAKISAPNDGLGIAEQQVSNTGVAGGSNGKTKSCKAACSVRSVEGNHLSAGGATSVSVHPPASQGEGRTKSQDMASEGSCPNANSYNSDYSETASRLDVNVGDSMLAPEREKKRGRPTTSRDKAPYEKGSNKRSRFCSICRGKGHKSSTCPDRGDAPKKERKVGTCSKCGLPKKERKVGTCSKCGLPGHRKTTCSKPLVSSMPGVPPAHSFPGTFV; from the exons ATGGGAATAGGGCTTCGAGGATGGAGAATAGATATGTGGCCCTTGATGACAAAGTTGGGTGGGTTACAAG CTGGTTTTAGGAACAGGAAGGTAGCAATGCCAGACGAGAGAGCAACAAGTGCTGAGAGGGTGATAGCCCTAGAAACAGCGCTCACGGGATTTGCTGAAAGGAAAACAGACACCGTAGTGACACCATCAGTTGGACTGACGTTCGACTCTATAATAGAGGCCTACGATTTTTACAATCTTTATTCCTGGGAGACAGGTTTTGGCATTAGATATGCAAAGAGCAGAACCAATGTAAAAGGCACGAGGTGCATGCAGGAGTTCGTGTGCTGCTGCTCG GGCAAGCCAAAAGAGCCAAATTCAACATCATCACGGTGTCAATGCCAGGCCATGATAAGACTTTTGCGGACAGACGACGATGGATGGTACATCAACGAATTCAGGTCAAGCCACAATCACCAGATGTTAAACACATGTGCTGAAAAGCTCCATTTCCCTTCACATAGGCATATCGACAAATATACCAGAGAGCTAGTATCACAGCTTAGAGAGAACAATGTGAACCTGAGCAAAGTTTACAGTACTCTTGCAACTTTTTTTGGGAGGGTCGAAAATGTGCCGTTCACCAAAAGGTGCCTCAGGACATTATGTGGGAAGCTGAGCAGGGAGCAGGCCGATGACGATGTACGGAAGACGATGGCAATTTTTTCAGAGATGAAGGTCCAAGACAGCGAGTTCAGTTACAATGTGCAGGTAGATGATGAAAGTAGAATACGTACTCTCATGTGGACGAATGGACGTAGCAAAAAACAGTACCACCATTTTGGCGATGTGGTGACGTTCGACACCACATACAAGACTAATCTATACGATATGCCATTCGGTATTTTTGTTGGCGTGAACAACCACTTTCAAAGTGTGCTGTATGCTGGTGTGCTCATGCGAGATGAGACGGTCGACACTTTCAAATGGATTTTTGATGAGTTTGTGAAGATGATGGGAGGGAAAAGACCAATTACCATTTTAACAG ACCAAGCGAGGGCGATGGAAGTCGCTATTGAGGACGTATATCCGGATGCAACACAGAGATGGTGCAAGTGGCACATCCTGAAGAAGGCCAAAGAGAGCCTGGGGTCTAATTACACCAAGAAATCTGATTTCAGGGCAGAATTCCACAAATTGGTTCACGAAATGCTGACTATAGAGGAGTTTGAGGACAGGTGGGCAGCGTTGCTTGAGAAGTATTCACTGACTAAGAACACGCACCTGACGCAAATTTACGAGACAAGGCAGAAATGGGCCAAGCCATACTTTGCAGGAAAATTCTGCGCAAGGCAAACCAGCACTGGGAGGAGTGAGAGCGCCAATCACATGTTGAAACAGTATGTGCCACCTTCTTGCTCAATGAATCTGTTTGTCAAGCAGTACAACAAGCTACAGTTTGACCGTGAACAAGAAGAGGGGTTCCAGGAAAAACGAACCAGGCTG AGTGGAGCTGTCTTGAAGGTCAACACCCCACTAGAAATGCACGCTAGCAAGGTGTACACCAGGAAGATGTTCGAGATTTTCGGGGGGATATTGTACGAATCCGGAAGCTATGATGTAGAAGAGATCATACCAAAACAGAAATACATAGTGACACACGTGAAGGCTGAAAAGCGAGAGAAATGGTTCAAATGCCGCTACGAGGTCAATGTGTCTGATAATTTGGGGTATTTCTCCTGCATATGCGGCCTGTTCGAGCACATGGGGATGGTTTGCTGTCACTCGCTGCAG GTCATGAATGTGCTCCGGCTTAAGGAGATTCCACCCAGACACATCCTGAAGAGATGGAGCATACACGGGAGAGACAATCTGCCAGATCATCTAAAACATTACCAACAGGACATGGGGCCGCCGGACGCACCCACTTATAGACATTCTGCTTTGTACATCACTGCTCTGGAAGTGGTTAAAATGGGTGATAGAAACCTAGAATCATACAAATTCATGTTGGATGGATTGGTGGATCTGAGGGAGAGAGGAGCAAAAATTAGCGCACCAAATGATGGCCTAGGCATTGCGGAGCAGCAGGTTTCGAACACCGGAGTTGCGGGTGGTTCGAACGGGAAAACTAAATCTTGTAAGGCGGCGTGCTCTGTAAGGAGTGTAGAAGGGAATCACTTGTCCGCCGGAGGAGCAACATCGGTGTCGGTTCATCCACCTGCAAGCCAGGGTGAGGGGAGGACAAAATCCCAAGACATGGCATCAGAAGGATCTTGTCCCAATGCAAATAGCTACAATTCAGACTATTCTGAAACTGCATCAAGGCTGGATGTCAATGTGGGCGATAGTATGCTTGCGCCGGAAAGGGAGAAGAAACGTGGCAGGCCAACGACAAGCAGGGACAAGGCTCCGTATGAGAAGGGGAGCAACAAAAGATCAAGGTTTTGTTCTATTTGCAGGGGCAAAGGACACAAGTCAAGCACCTGCCCTGACCGTGGTGACGCCCCTAAAAAGGAAAGGAAAGTGGGCACATGCAGCAAGTGTGGGTTGCCTAAAAAGGAAAGGAAAGTGGGCACATGCAGCAAGTGTGGGTTGCCTGGGCATAGGAAAACTACGTGCAGCAAGCCACTGGTGTCCTCGATGCCTGGCGTTCCTCCGGCTCATTCGTTTCCAGGAACGTTTGTCTGA
- the LOC120961920 gene encoding protein FAR1-RELATED SEQUENCE 5 isoform X2, translated as MASAETEKSSMSTLVAESNGSVCSAVSWGISNYPDSAVFGIDPERLSVLREVTEDDPSGRFADLLDSVDVMTETDIADLDGNRASRMENRYVALDDKVGWVTRKVAMPDERATSAERVIALETALTGFAERKTDTVVTPSVGLTFDSIIEAYDFYNLYSWETGFGIRYAKSRTNVKGTRCMQEFVCCCSGKPKEPNSTSSRCQCQAMIRLLRTDDDGWYINEFRSSHNHQMLNTCAEKLHFPSHRHIDKYTRELVSQLRENNVNLSKVYSTLATFFGRVENVPFTKRCLRTLCGKLSREQADDDVRKTMAIFSEMKVQDSEFSYNVQVDDESRIRTLMWTNGRSKKQYHHFGDVVTFDTTYKTNLYDMPFGIFVGVNNHFQSVLYAGVLMRDETVDTFKWIFDEFVKMMGGKRPITILTDQARAMEVAIEDVYPDATQRWCKWHILKKAKESLGSNYTKKSDFRAEFHKLVHEMLTIEEFEDRWAALLEKYSLTKNTHLTQIYETRQKWAKPYFAGKFCARQTSTGRSESANHMLKQYVPPSCSMNLFVKQYNKLQFDREQEEGFQEKRTRLSGAVLKVNTPLEMHASKVYTRKMFEIFGGILYESGSYDVEEIIPKQKYIVTHVKAEKREKWFKCRYEVNVSDNLGYFSCICGLFEHMGMVCCHSLQVMNVLRLKEIPPRHILKRWSIHGRDNLPDHLKHYQQDMGPPDAPTYRHSALYITALEVVKMGDRNLESYKFMLDGLVDLRERGAKISAPNDGLGIAEQQVSNTGVAGGSNGKTKSCKAACSVRSVEGNHLSAGGATSVSVHPPASQGEGRTKSQDMASEGSCPNANSYNSDYSETASRLDVNVGDSMLAPEREKKRGRPTTSRDKAPYEKGSNKRSRFCSICRGKGHKSSTCPDRGDAPKKERKVGTCSKCGLPKKERKVGTCSKCGLPGHRKTTCSKPLVSSMPGVPPAHSFPGTFV; from the exons ATGGCTTCAGCAGAAACAGAGAAATCCAG CATGTCTACTTTGGTGGCGGAAAGCAACGGATCTGTGTGCTCGGCAGTATCGTGGGGCATTTCTAATTACCCTGATTCGGCTGTTTTTGGCATCGATCCGGAGAGGCTGAGCGTCCTGCGAGAGGTTACCGAGGACGACCCCAGCGGCAGATTTGCGGATTTGTTGGATTCTGTCGACGTTATGACAGAAACAGACATCGCGGATCTAGATGGGAATAGGGCTTCGAGGATGGAGAATAGATATGTGGCCCTTGATGACAAAGTTGGGTGGGTTACAAG GAAGGTAGCAATGCCAGACGAGAGAGCAACAAGTGCTGAGAGGGTGATAGCCCTAGAAACAGCGCTCACGGGATTTGCTGAAAGGAAAACAGACACCGTAGTGACACCATCAGTTGGACTGACGTTCGACTCTATAATAGAGGCCTACGATTTTTACAATCTTTATTCCTGGGAGACAGGTTTTGGCATTAGATATGCAAAGAGCAGAACCAATGTAAAAGGCACGAGGTGCATGCAGGAGTTCGTGTGCTGCTGCTCG GGCAAGCCAAAAGAGCCAAATTCAACATCATCACGGTGTCAATGCCAGGCCATGATAAGACTTTTGCGGACAGACGACGATGGATGGTACATCAACGAATTCAGGTCAAGCCACAATCACCAGATGTTAAACACATGTGCTGAAAAGCTCCATTTCCCTTCACATAGGCATATCGACAAATATACCAGAGAGCTAGTATCACAGCTTAGAGAGAACAATGTGAACCTGAGCAAAGTTTACAGTACTCTTGCAACTTTTTTTGGGAGGGTCGAAAATGTGCCGTTCACCAAAAGGTGCCTCAGGACATTATGTGGGAAGCTGAGCAGGGAGCAGGCCGATGACGATGTACGGAAGACGATGGCAATTTTTTCAGAGATGAAGGTCCAAGACAGCGAGTTCAGTTACAATGTGCAGGTAGATGATGAAAGTAGAATACGTACTCTCATGTGGACGAATGGACGTAGCAAAAAACAGTACCACCATTTTGGCGATGTGGTGACGTTCGACACCACATACAAGACTAATCTATACGATATGCCATTCGGTATTTTTGTTGGCGTGAACAACCACTTTCAAAGTGTGCTGTATGCTGGTGTGCTCATGCGAGATGAGACGGTCGACACTTTCAAATGGATTTTTGATGAGTTTGTGAAGATGATGGGAGGGAAAAGACCAATTACCATTTTAACAG ACCAAGCGAGGGCGATGGAAGTCGCTATTGAGGACGTATATCCGGATGCAACACAGAGATGGTGCAAGTGGCACATCCTGAAGAAGGCCAAAGAGAGCCTGGGGTCTAATTACACCAAGAAATCTGATTTCAGGGCAGAATTCCACAAATTGGTTCACGAAATGCTGACTATAGAGGAGTTTGAGGACAGGTGGGCAGCGTTGCTTGAGAAGTATTCACTGACTAAGAACACGCACCTGACGCAAATTTACGAGACAAGGCAGAAATGGGCCAAGCCATACTTTGCAGGAAAATTCTGCGCAAGGCAAACCAGCACTGGGAGGAGTGAGAGCGCCAATCACATGTTGAAACAGTATGTGCCACCTTCTTGCTCAATGAATCTGTTTGTCAAGCAGTACAACAAGCTACAGTTTGACCGTGAACAAGAAGAGGGGTTCCAGGAAAAACGAACCAGGCTG AGTGGAGCTGTCTTGAAGGTCAACACCCCACTAGAAATGCACGCTAGCAAGGTGTACACCAGGAAGATGTTCGAGATTTTCGGGGGGATATTGTACGAATCCGGAAGCTATGATGTAGAAGAGATCATACCAAAACAGAAATACATAGTGACACACGTGAAGGCTGAAAAGCGAGAGAAATGGTTCAAATGCCGCTACGAGGTCAATGTGTCTGATAATTTGGGGTATTTCTCCTGCATATGCGGCCTGTTCGAGCACATGGGGATGGTTTGCTGTCACTCGCTGCAG GTCATGAATGTGCTCCGGCTTAAGGAGATTCCACCCAGACACATCCTGAAGAGATGGAGCATACACGGGAGAGACAATCTGCCAGATCATCTAAAACATTACCAACAGGACATGGGGCCGCCGGACGCACCCACTTATAGACATTCTGCTTTGTACATCACTGCTCTGGAAGTGGTTAAAATGGGTGATAGAAACCTAGAATCATACAAATTCATGTTGGATGGATTGGTGGATCTGAGGGAGAGAGGAGCAAAAATTAGCGCACCAAATGATGGCCTAGGCATTGCGGAGCAGCAGGTTTCGAACACCGGAGTTGCGGGTGGTTCGAACGGGAAAACTAAATCTTGTAAGGCGGCGTGCTCTGTAAGGAGTGTAGAAGGGAATCACTTGTCCGCCGGAGGAGCAACATCGGTGTCGGTTCATCCACCTGCAAGCCAGGGTGAGGGGAGGACAAAATCCCAAGACATGGCATCAGAAGGATCTTGTCCCAATGCAAATAGCTACAATTCAGACTATTCTGAAACTGCATCAAGGCTGGATGTCAATGTGGGCGATAGTATGCTTGCGCCGGAAAGGGAGAAGAAACGTGGCAGGCCAACGACAAGCAGGGACAAGGCTCCGTATGAGAAGGGGAGCAACAAAAGATCAAGGTTTTGTTCTATTTGCAGGGGCAAAGGACACAAGTCAAGCACCTGCCCTGACCGTGGTGACGCCCCTAAAAAGGAAAGGAAAGTGGGCACATGCAGCAAGTGTGGGTTGCCTAAAAAGGAAAGGAAAGTGGGCACATGCAGCAAGTGTGGGTTGCCTGGGCATAGGAAAACTACGTGCAGCAAGCCACTGGTGTCCTCGATGCCTGGCGTTCCTCCGGCTCATTCGTTTCCAGGAACGTTTGTCTGA
- the LOC120961920 gene encoding protein FAR1-RELATED SEQUENCE 5 isoform X1 has protein sequence MASAETEKSSMSTLVAESNGSVCSAVSWGISNYPDSAVFGIDPERLSVLREVTEDDPSGRFADLLDSVDVMTETDIADLDGNRASRMENRYVALDDKVGWVTRNRKVAMPDERATSAERVIALETALTGFAERKTDTVVTPSVGLTFDSIIEAYDFYNLYSWETGFGIRYAKSRTNVKGTRCMQEFVCCCSGKPKEPNSTSSRCQCQAMIRLLRTDDDGWYINEFRSSHNHQMLNTCAEKLHFPSHRHIDKYTRELVSQLRENNVNLSKVYSTLATFFGRVENVPFTKRCLRTLCGKLSREQADDDVRKTMAIFSEMKVQDSEFSYNVQVDDESRIRTLMWTNGRSKKQYHHFGDVVTFDTTYKTNLYDMPFGIFVGVNNHFQSVLYAGVLMRDETVDTFKWIFDEFVKMMGGKRPITILTDQARAMEVAIEDVYPDATQRWCKWHILKKAKESLGSNYTKKSDFRAEFHKLVHEMLTIEEFEDRWAALLEKYSLTKNTHLTQIYETRQKWAKPYFAGKFCARQTSTGRSESANHMLKQYVPPSCSMNLFVKQYNKLQFDREQEEGFQEKRTRLSGAVLKVNTPLEMHASKVYTRKMFEIFGGILYESGSYDVEEIIPKQKYIVTHVKAEKREKWFKCRYEVNVSDNLGYFSCICGLFEHMGMVCCHSLQVMNVLRLKEIPPRHILKRWSIHGRDNLPDHLKHYQQDMGPPDAPTYRHSALYITALEVVKMGDRNLESYKFMLDGLVDLRERGAKISAPNDGLGIAEQQVSNTGVAGGSNGKTKSCKAACSVRSVEGNHLSAGGATSVSVHPPASQGEGRTKSQDMASEGSCPNANSYNSDYSETASRLDVNVGDSMLAPEREKKRGRPTTSRDKAPYEKGSNKRSRFCSICRGKGHKSSTCPDRGDAPKKERKVGTCSKCGLPKKERKVGTCSKCGLPGHRKTTCSKPLVSSMPGVPPAHSFPGTFV, from the exons ATGGCTTCAGCAGAAACAGAGAAATCCAG CATGTCTACTTTGGTGGCGGAAAGCAACGGATCTGTGTGCTCGGCAGTATCGTGGGGCATTTCTAATTACCCTGATTCGGCTGTTTTTGGCATCGATCCGGAGAGGCTGAGCGTCCTGCGAGAGGTTACCGAGGACGACCCCAGCGGCAGATTTGCGGATTTGTTGGATTCTGTCGACGTTATGACAGAAACAGACATCGCGGATCTAGATGGGAATAGGGCTTCGAGGATGGAGAATAGATATGTGGCCCTTGATGACAAAGTTGGGTGGGTTACAAG GAACAGGAAGGTAGCAATGCCAGACGAGAGAGCAACAAGTGCTGAGAGGGTGATAGCCCTAGAAACAGCGCTCACGGGATTTGCTGAAAGGAAAACAGACACCGTAGTGACACCATCAGTTGGACTGACGTTCGACTCTATAATAGAGGCCTACGATTTTTACAATCTTTATTCCTGGGAGACAGGTTTTGGCATTAGATATGCAAAGAGCAGAACCAATGTAAAAGGCACGAGGTGCATGCAGGAGTTCGTGTGCTGCTGCTCG GGCAAGCCAAAAGAGCCAAATTCAACATCATCACGGTGTCAATGCCAGGCCATGATAAGACTTTTGCGGACAGACGACGATGGATGGTACATCAACGAATTCAGGTCAAGCCACAATCACCAGATGTTAAACACATGTGCTGAAAAGCTCCATTTCCCTTCACATAGGCATATCGACAAATATACCAGAGAGCTAGTATCACAGCTTAGAGAGAACAATGTGAACCTGAGCAAAGTTTACAGTACTCTTGCAACTTTTTTTGGGAGGGTCGAAAATGTGCCGTTCACCAAAAGGTGCCTCAGGACATTATGTGGGAAGCTGAGCAGGGAGCAGGCCGATGACGATGTACGGAAGACGATGGCAATTTTTTCAGAGATGAAGGTCCAAGACAGCGAGTTCAGTTACAATGTGCAGGTAGATGATGAAAGTAGAATACGTACTCTCATGTGGACGAATGGACGTAGCAAAAAACAGTACCACCATTTTGGCGATGTGGTGACGTTCGACACCACATACAAGACTAATCTATACGATATGCCATTCGGTATTTTTGTTGGCGTGAACAACCACTTTCAAAGTGTGCTGTATGCTGGTGTGCTCATGCGAGATGAGACGGTCGACACTTTCAAATGGATTTTTGATGAGTTTGTGAAGATGATGGGAGGGAAAAGACCAATTACCATTTTAACAG ACCAAGCGAGGGCGATGGAAGTCGCTATTGAGGACGTATATCCGGATGCAACACAGAGATGGTGCAAGTGGCACATCCTGAAGAAGGCCAAAGAGAGCCTGGGGTCTAATTACACCAAGAAATCTGATTTCAGGGCAGAATTCCACAAATTGGTTCACGAAATGCTGACTATAGAGGAGTTTGAGGACAGGTGGGCAGCGTTGCTTGAGAAGTATTCACTGACTAAGAACACGCACCTGACGCAAATTTACGAGACAAGGCAGAAATGGGCCAAGCCATACTTTGCAGGAAAATTCTGCGCAAGGCAAACCAGCACTGGGAGGAGTGAGAGCGCCAATCACATGTTGAAACAGTATGTGCCACCTTCTTGCTCAATGAATCTGTTTGTCAAGCAGTACAACAAGCTACAGTTTGACCGTGAACAAGAAGAGGGGTTCCAGGAAAAACGAACCAGGCTG AGTGGAGCTGTCTTGAAGGTCAACACCCCACTAGAAATGCACGCTAGCAAGGTGTACACCAGGAAGATGTTCGAGATTTTCGGGGGGATATTGTACGAATCCGGAAGCTATGATGTAGAAGAGATCATACCAAAACAGAAATACATAGTGACACACGTGAAGGCTGAAAAGCGAGAGAAATGGTTCAAATGCCGCTACGAGGTCAATGTGTCTGATAATTTGGGGTATTTCTCCTGCATATGCGGCCTGTTCGAGCACATGGGGATGGTTTGCTGTCACTCGCTGCAG GTCATGAATGTGCTCCGGCTTAAGGAGATTCCACCCAGACACATCCTGAAGAGATGGAGCATACACGGGAGAGACAATCTGCCAGATCATCTAAAACATTACCAACAGGACATGGGGCCGCCGGACGCACCCACTTATAGACATTCTGCTTTGTACATCACTGCTCTGGAAGTGGTTAAAATGGGTGATAGAAACCTAGAATCATACAAATTCATGTTGGATGGATTGGTGGATCTGAGGGAGAGAGGAGCAAAAATTAGCGCACCAAATGATGGCCTAGGCATTGCGGAGCAGCAGGTTTCGAACACCGGAGTTGCGGGTGGTTCGAACGGGAAAACTAAATCTTGTAAGGCGGCGTGCTCTGTAAGGAGTGTAGAAGGGAATCACTTGTCCGCCGGAGGAGCAACATCGGTGTCGGTTCATCCACCTGCAAGCCAGGGTGAGGGGAGGACAAAATCCCAAGACATGGCATCAGAAGGATCTTGTCCCAATGCAAATAGCTACAATTCAGACTATTCTGAAACTGCATCAAGGCTGGATGTCAATGTGGGCGATAGTATGCTTGCGCCGGAAAGGGAGAAGAAACGTGGCAGGCCAACGACAAGCAGGGACAAGGCTCCGTATGAGAAGGGGAGCAACAAAAGATCAAGGTTTTGTTCTATTTGCAGGGGCAAAGGACACAAGTCAAGCACCTGCCCTGACCGTGGTGACGCCCCTAAAAAGGAAAGGAAAGTGGGCACATGCAGCAAGTGTGGGTTGCCTAAAAAGGAAAGGAAAGTGGGCACATGCAGCAAGTGTGGGTTGCCTGGGCATAGGAAAACTACGTGCAGCAAGCCACTGGTGTCCTCGATGCCTGGCGTTCCTCCGGCTCATTCGTTTCCAGGAACGTTTGTCTGA